Sequence from the Cellulomonas fimi ATCC 484 genome:
CGAGGATCGCCAGCACGTAGGGGATGAAGTAGACGGCCCGCAGCGTCGTGCGGAACTTGATCCGGCTGTTGAGCGCGATCGCGACGGCGAGCGCGATGACGTTGACGAGCACGGTCGCGACGAGTGCGAACTGGAACGTGAACACGTAGGCGTGCAGCACGCGGTCGTCGGTGAACAGCGCGACGTAGTTGGCGAACCCGACGAACTCGTACGGCCCGTAGCCCGGCGAGTCCGTGAAGCTGTAGTACACGCCCTGCAGGACCGGCAGCGTGTGCAGCAGGAAGAAGAGCACGAACGCGGGCAGCACCATCCAGTAGAAGGCGCGCGGCGTGCGCGAGGCGATGCCGCGGCGCAGGGGCGTGCGCTCCTGCGTGCGTGCGGGGGCCGTCGTGGCGGTCATCCTTCCTGCACCTTCCCCAGGCCCCAGGTGCGGCGTGCCGCGACCTTGTCCCAGTCCTCGTCGAGCTGCGTGAGCATGGTCTGGGCGTCGCCGCCGAGCAGGTACTCCTGGAGCAGCGGCGCGAGCGGGATCGCGGGGATGAACTGGTGGTCCGTGAACCCGACCAGCCGCTGCTCGTCGATGTACTCCTGGACGCCCGCGAGCGCCGGGTCGGTGTTCGCGGCTCCCTCGATCGCGGGGATCGCGACCTGTGCCTCGGCGTACTCCTGCACGACGTCGGGCTGCAGGAGGAACTCGACGAAGCGCTGCGCCTCCTGCGGGTGGGCGCTGTCCGCGCCCGTCGTGACCAGCACGTCGACGCCCGAGACGAGCGTCGTGCGGGCCGGGTCGTCGGTCGCCGGCAGCGCGAACGAGCCGACGGTGAACTGCGGCTCGAACGTGCGGATCTGCGGCACGGCGTACGAGCCGAGCAGCAGCATCGCCGACTCGCCCGCCGCGAACGCGCGCGTGCCCTCCTGGTAGCCGACGGCCGCCGGGTCCGGCTGCGTGTACGCGTAGAGCTGCCCCTCCTTCTCGATGGCCTCGCGCCAGCCCTCGGCGAACGTCGTCTCGCCCGCGAAGCGCTCCTCGAAGAAGCCCTCGGGGGCGGTCTGCGCGGTGAGCGGCGCGAGCGGCGACTGCGCGGTCCACGCGTCGGCGAGCATCCCGTAGAACGGGGTCACGCCCGCGGCCTGGAACGTCTCGGCGGCCGCGATGAGCTCGTCCCAGGTGGTCGGGACCGCGACCCCGTGCTGTGCGAACAGCTCCTCGTTGTAGAGGACGCCGCTCGCGTTGGCGGCGAACGGGATGCCGTTGACGGCGCCGGGCTCGCTCTGGCCGAGGGCCTGCACGACCTCGACGAAGCCCGGGTTGATGTCGTCGAGCAGCGGGTCGTCCGCGAAGTCGGTGAAGATGCCTGCCGACGCGAACTCGCCGAAGCTGCCGTTGCCGTTGAGGGTCAGCACGTCGGGCACGTCGTCCTTGACCAGGCGCGTGCGCAGCGCGGTTTCGGGGTCGGGCACGTTCTGCACGACGACGCGGACGTCGGGGTTCTGCTCCTCGAACTGCGCCGCGAGGTCCTCGAAGTACTCGACCGCCTCGGGCTTGAACTGGAAGAACGTGATCTCGGTGCGGTCGTCGCCGCGTGCGCACGCGGCGAGCGGCAGCAGGAGCGCCGCGGCCGCGAGCGCCGCGACCGTGCGTCTCCTCGCCCGTCTCCTGGTCATGCGTCGTCTCCTGACGTCGGCCGGGCGGCGTCGGTGCCCCCGGTTCCGGGTGCGGCCGGCGCGTCGGCGCGCCGGACCTGCACGAGGACGGTCCGCTCGGGGAAGAGGGTGGGGGCGCGGAGCCCGACCTGCTGCAGGACGCGTCCGGTGGTCCGGACCCCCTCGTCCCACCAGGCCAGGGGGCCGCGACCATGTCCCTCGATGGTGTTCCCGGGCGGGAGCGGGCGCACGTCGTAGCGCGCGTCCGGGTCGAGACCGGGGAGCCGGACGGCTCCGGGCGGGCTCGTGACGCTCGTCGTCAGCTGGGTGACGGCGAAGACGGCGGCGGAGCGGTCGAGGGTGACGACGCCGTCGACGCGCAGCGCGCGGTCGGCGGGCTCGTCGTGCACGCGCGTGCCGGTGTGCAGCAGGTCGCGGTGCTCCTTGTGGGCCGCGATCCAGGTGGCGAGCTCGGCGCGCTCCTCGTCGGTGGCCTGCGTGACGTCCCACTCGACCCCGAAGTGGCCGAAGAACGCGGTGGCCGCGCGGAACGCGAGCGCGTGCCGGCGGCCCGTCGTGTGGGACTCGGGCCCGCCGACGTGCTGACCCATGAGCTCGGGCGGCAGCAGCAGACCCGTCCAGCGCTGGATCTGCTCGCGCTCGACGGGGTCGATCGTGTCGGACACCCAGACGCGGTCGGTGCGTTCGAGGATGCCGAGGTCGACGCGCGCGCCGCCCGACGCGCACGACTCGATCTCGACGTGCGGGTGGCGCGCG
This genomic interval carries:
- a CDS encoding ABC transporter substrate-binding protein, yielding MTRRRARRRTVAALAAAALLLPLAACARGDDRTEITFFQFKPEAVEYFEDLAAQFEEQNPDVRVVVQNVPDPETALRTRLVKDDVPDVLTLNGNGSFGEFASAGIFTDFADDPLLDDINPGFVEVVQALGQSEPGAVNGIPFAANASGVLYNEELFAQHGVAVPTTWDELIAAAETFQAAGVTPFYGMLADAWTAQSPLAPLTAQTAPEGFFEERFAGETTFAEGWREAIEKEGQLYAYTQPDPAAVGYQEGTRAFAAGESAMLLLGSYAVPQIRTFEPQFTVGSFALPATDDPARTTLVSGVDVLVTTGADSAHPQEAQRFVEFLLQPDVVQEYAEAQVAIPAIEGAANTDPALAGVQEYIDEQRLVGFTDHQFIPAIPLAPLLQEYLLGGDAQTMLTQLDEDWDKVAARRTWGLGKVQEG